The following is a genomic window from Chloroflexota bacterium.
AGCAGAACGGTCGCTTCAAATCGTCTGCGGAACCGCATGCGCGTGAAACGAATGTGGTCACTACTCTGTTATACGTTTCTGAGGGGTCGTTAGTCGCGCCGAATCCCGACGGGTGTCGGAAGATCCAGGGAGTCTGCGACCGGCTGGCCATCAGCATCGACCCACAAGAGGCGGGTGCCACTGGTCGGGTCGTAGATACCAACGACTATTCTCGCTTGTTCAGGACAGCCCGCGCGGTTGCCGCAGTCCGGCGGGATGGGCAAGAGGTGACGATCGCTCAGATATTCTCCGGGTACCCAACTTGAGGTCGGGAGGTTGCCCTCTCCCGGCTCACCGTCCGATTGAGCAATGAAGTTGCCCGAATCGTCCAGAAGGTGGACGAAAACAGAAAGACGCTCTCCAGTCGTCTCTGTCGCCTGCCAGATCAGATCGACTTCCAGGGATTCACCGGGAGAGAATGTGTCGCTCGATAAACCATAGCCGACCAGGCGGCCCAGCTGCTGGAGGTCGGCAGCAAACGGATAATCAAGTTGCGGTGAAGTCATGACATGATCGCGGTCCACGGCCTCGAATTCTGCGAGATGAATGAAGTCCTGGCCCGATCCCAAAACCTGCCCACTTTTCGGCAGCCTCTGGCCGGTTTGCGGGTCGAACAGGCCAGTGATGAGGGCGTACTTGCCATCCATCGCCCCAGCCGGAAGTCGTAACAGGTGTTGGCTGCGCACCAGTTCCCCCGCCTGCCAGTCTCCAGTTGGATACCAGGATACTGGTGGTCCCTGCCATGCGGCCGCCACTCTTTCATCGCCGTCGACCAGTTGCAGGAACAGATGGAGATCGTTCTGGATCTGTCCGAGGTCAGGTAACGCTTGCCAGAAGAGGTTGACCTGTAAATCATGCCCGGGTGTCAAGGGGCCTCGGGAAACACTGTAGCCCAGCAGGTCGACGGCATCACCGAGCGGCTGATTGACAGGGATATCGAAAGCAAGGGTTTCTATCGACTGCGGATCATCGGGTCGCTCTATCCGGACCTGCCCCAGAATTGTCTCTGTCCCCTGGGTTCGTCCATCGGGACCGATGAAATCGAAGGCTGGTCCGCCCGGTTTCTCGCTGAGACCTAACCGCAGCTCGTATTCGCCCGGTGGGGTGCCGGCGGGCACAAGCATTGCCAGTCGATCGGGCCCTGCCGTTTCATGGGCGGTCAGGTCTTGTTGGGCCCAGGTGTGTCCTGCGTCGTCTGCCAGGCGCAGGCTGACCGCCCGCGTGCTCAACGCTCCTTTATTCTCCCACGCCAGGTCAACCAGGAGAGTCTGATTGGCAGCGGGGAGAGGGGAAGGCCCAAAGTGAGAGTCAGCCAGCTGTACACCATTGGCGAAAGCCGCATCGCCGGCATCGACGAATTCAAAGATGCGATCGGGACTTGCCCAGCCGGTGAGTCTGGTGCTGGGGCTGTACCAACGGTTGGCCAGATTATAGCTATTCGACCAAAGATAGTCCTCGATTTGGCTTTCGAGTAAGCCACCGAGGGAGAGGTGTTCCGGGAACCACACGTTGCCATTTTCCAGGGCATCGTCAACCAGTTGCACGGCTTCGTCATTCCAATAGTGAGGAGGTAACAAAATGGGCTGCGCGCCCTCCTGCCTCCCGTAGCTCCAGAAGTAGCCCACTTGCCAGGGAAAAACGGAGATCACCCTGTCCTCTGCCTTTCCCCATTGATTGACTTGCCCAATCAACGGGCGATAATCTTCTTCGGCATAGCGGGGCACGGTGAAGAAAGCCAGCAGGGAGAGCAGCGAAAGGCCGGCGAACAGGATGAGGGTCAACACCAGGGGAAGACGATTCCTGTCTGAACCATCCAGCTGTCTTCGGGTGACACTGTTCCAAGCGCAGACCAGGGCGGTGCTGATGAGCAACAGGAAAAGGGGCAAAGCCAATAGCAGTAAGCGCTCTGCCCGATCGGGGAAAAAGGGAAAGGTCAGATTGACCAGCCAGCCCAACATCAGTACCACCAGCAGTGCAAGCAGGAGGAATCCGACGGTTTCCCAGGCCGGTTGTCTGCGCGAATCGCCGGCGACCGGATCGAGGCTTTTTCCGGCACTGTTTCGCTCTGACCACCAGACCAGCAGTGCCCAGAACAGTGGCAACAATCCCAGGAGGCCGAGGACCCACCACCGTGTCAATAAACCTTCGAGGTGGCCGGTCGAAAAGGCAGACAGGTGCCGGGCCAGATACTCGATGGCTCCCAGGGGACGGTCTGAGTCGGCAACCACCTTCTGCGACACGTAGGCCACGAGTCGGGGTGTGGCGAAGAGCAGCCAGGGCAGGTAGAGCAGCAGGGCAACGGCCTGGGCAGCCAACCAGAGAACGGCTCGCTTGCCCGGCTCTTTGCGCCGCCAAAGGAGCCAGAGTCCGGCGACAGTCAGACCGGCAGCCAGGAATCCGGCATAGTACTGGGTGTAGAGAGCAAGAACGATAAAAAGCAGGTAGCCCAACAACCAGGCCCAGTCAGTGCGTTCGATGTAGCCTGAGCTATCGAGTTGACCCGCTGCGTTCGACCTGAAACGCACTCCCAGCCAGCGGGCGGCTGAACCGGTCGCCATCAGGCTGTAGAGGGTCACCAGGGCATACATTCGGACTTCCTGTGAATAGAAGATGTGGAAAGGATTAATGGCGAGAAGGAATGCAGCCAGAACACCGGTGATCGGCCCGCCAAGCCAGCGCCCAACCAGGTAGATCAGCGGGATGGCGAGGACGCCGGCAGCGACGGAAAAGAGACGCAGGGCAACCGGGGATAGTCCAAACAAGGAACTCCAGCCGCCCAACATGGTGTAGTACAGGGGGGGATGGATGTCTTCGGCTGTCAGCAGGAGCATCTGGATCAGTGGCTGATTGGCAAACCAGACACTGTATCCCTCATCCCACCAAAGGGGTTGGAAGTCGAGTCGTGCTACCCGTAACGCCAGGGCCAGCAGCGTCAAGAGTGCTACGGCGCGGCCGGCAGTCCTGGAGCGCATTGGGCAGGTGGATCAACTACTGCGCGGAAAAGGCCAGATACAGCCATTGTGTATCATCCCCCTCGTGGCCGAAGGTTACCTGAGATGTTACCTGGCTACCGCTGCCATCTACCAACCAGATGATGAAACTGTGGCCGATCAGGGGTGATTTTCCGATCGTATTGAAATCGATGTTTATCTCGCGAAAGTCATCGAAATCGTCGCTGGGCGCCGAATATTGCCAGGCCAGACCGCCGCTGGGGCGTGATACCCAGATCTGTCCTGTGGTCTCGTTCTGAACGCGGAGGTAGTAGTCACCCAGGGGATTGTTCTCATCGTCGCTGACCTTTACCCCAACCCGAAGATAGTCCCGGTCATTGAATGGGAAGGTTTCCGATTGCGACAAGGACAGTTCGAGTGCGGATGCATCGGGTGTGGGTGGTGGCAATGGTGTACCTGCCGCGGCAACCGCGACGGCGGTAGGCGACGGTGCCGGTGTTGCTGTGGGCAGATTGACGGCGACCTTTTCGACCGGTCCCTCTACCCGGACGAGATCGGCCGTGACCCAGCCTTGCTGCCCATCGACGCAGCATATCTGGAACCATTGGCTGTCAGGATTTCGCCCCGTAATATCCAGCCGGTTGCCCTGGCTGATTTGCCCGATTTTTTCAAAGCTGGTTCCCGGACCTGAGCGCACATTGACACGTGCACTTTGCACGACAACCTGGGGGACCGGCTGCCGTGTAGCCGTCGGCACCGGCGTTGCTGTCGGTGGTTCAGGGATACCGGTTGCCATCGCGATAGCCTCCAGCCCACCCCGGCCGGTTACCTGATCGCGCTGGACCCAGACGGTCTGATCATTGTGGCAGCAGACCTGCCACCAATCCCAGGCTTCACTGCGGCCTACGATCGCGAGCTGAGTGCCGGTTGGCAGGTCGCCCATTTTTTCATAGGCTGTTCCCGGTCCGAACCACACGGCTACAGACTCTGCTTCGACTTCAATGAAGGGGGTAGGGGTTGCTATCGGCTCGGGCGCCTCGGCGGCGGCCGGCTGTTCTTCGCTGGGATTCGGTTCAGACGGGGCCGGCGCGGGTTCGATGGCGCCGATCACCGGGAAAGTTGCCGTTGGGGAAGGATGCGGTTGGGCAGCCTGCTCAGCTGCTGCGCCTTGTGGGGCAGCAGCTACCTCGGCAACCTCAAGGGGAGGCGGCTCTGGCGGCGCCTGCAATTCGGCAAGGTTCTCGGGCAGTGGTGTCGGGGTGAAGGTCGGGCGCAAGGCGCGCTGTACCACCGGCGTGGGCGTTGGGTAGTCAACAAAAGCGTTGACCAGGGCGCATCCCGGTGTAATAATCAGCAGCGCCATCGCTGCAAGGAAAATCAGCTTGGACGATCGCAAAGAATCGACCTCCTGGCAAGCAAATTCCACACAAACAGGGTCACCATTCAGGCTGACCGGTCGCGTAGTATATCACAAGAGATCGAGGGCGTCCAGATATCAACGTAAATCGAAAAAGCCGACGTAGACCTCCCGGACGCCGCCAGTTGCATGGGTATCAAAGGTAACTTCGGGCGACAACTGTGCTCCCGACCCATCGGTCATGTATATGGTCCAACTGGCCTCGCCGGCGTCGGGGAAAAACTCGTACTTCAAATTGTATTCACGACGGCTGCCAAAGGCATCGGGGTCATCTTCGAGGAAGGGTGCAGAGAGCTCGAACACGCCGCGGGTGACATCGGATTCGCTGACGTCTACGCCGTTGCGAAGCACCCGCAGGCGATAGCCTGGCACAGGCAGGAAGATGGGTGGAAGGCCGGTGAATGCCTTGACAAAGATTGTGAGCCAGGGGTTATTGGATTCGAAAAAATGGGGGCCGTCGCCGACATCGAAGGGATAGGCAGGCCGCGGCGTATTTGTTGGCAGCGGGGTACTGGTTGGAAACGCCGTCGGTGGTGGCGGCGGGGCCGAGGCAACAGGGACCGAGTTCAGGGACCCGCCTGGCGTGGTTAACTGGGCGGTGATCCAGACCTCCCTGCCGCTGAAACAACAGATCTTCCACCATGTTGAGGCGTCGTTTCTGCCGATCAGGGTGTATTGCTCTCCCTGGTTCACCTGGCCCACGATCGGATAGGCGATACTGGGACCCTCACGCACGTTGACAATGGGTGCCTTGATGACCACATAGGCCTCGGGCGTGGGAGTCGGCATTGGTGTTGGCGGCAGCGCGGGCGTGAAAGTTGGGGTTTGTGTCGGTGGAATCGCCGGCGTAAAGGTGGGCGTCAGAGTTGGCCAGGATATCCCAGCCACCACGGTCATCGTTGCGATTTCGGCGGGAGAGAGTTGGCCCTCCGGGGAAGGGGTCCAGGTGGGCAGCGGCGTGGGCGCTTCGAGCGTTGGGACTGGCGTTGGGTCACCGAGCAGGATTCGACCCAGGGAGCATCCCACGCTGGTCATCAGGACCAGACATACCAGTGTGGCCAGCCAAAGTCTGGAGGCCGAAGTTTCGCGAGAAGGTTGGCTCATGGCGGTTGAAAATGGCCCCAAAGCGGGTGCCGCCGGTTCTGGACGACGAATTCGGATAACTGCCGTTGCTGACGGTTGGACGTCGGTGGCAGAGAACAGGTTCCAATCGGGTAGTGCTCAGTCAAAACGTCTGGGTGGCGGGCAGAGAGGTTTGACCTCGGCCACCTCGGCGAGCATCTCTGTCACCGACTCCCGGCCGGCATCGGTGCTGCTGCCAAGCATGGCGGCAAGCTCCTGGACCCGCTCGTCACCACTCAGCTTGACCACGTCGGTGCGAGTGTGCTGATCTACGACTAGCTTGCGGATGGTGAAATGGGTGTCGCCGTAGGCAGCCAGCTGGGGCAGATGTGTGATGCAGAGCACCTGATGGTTGGCCGCATGGGAGTCTTTTCCCTGCAACTGAGCGGTGCTGCGGTCGCTCTGCAAGTGCGTCAGCCCCCAGAGTTTCTGGCCAACGGTGGCGCCTACCCGTCCCCCGATGCCTACGTCGATCTCGTCGAAGATCAGCGTGGGGGTTTCGTCGGCTCGGCCAAGCACCGTCTTCAATGCCAGCATCAGGCGTGACGTCTCGCCGCCTGATGCTACTTTCACCAGGGGTTTGAGAGGTTCGCCAGGGTTGGCCGTGACCAGGAACTCCACCCGATCCAGGCCGTTGCTGTCGAAGGCATAACAACCAGGGGGCAGGTTCTGGGGGGTGTCGTCTTCGGTTACCACTGCCCCCTCGGAATCCTCGCTCCATTGAAATTCTACGGAAAACCGGGCCCTGGCCATACGCAGATCGTGCAACTCCCGTTCGACGGCGGCGGCCATGGCTTCAGCCACCTGGCGGCGGGTTCTGGACAGTGTTGCACCCAGCTGTCCGATGCGAATCCGCAGGCGATTCTCTTCTTCCTCCAACTCAGCGGTTCGCACCTCGGCGTTGTTTAACGCCAGCAACTCGCTGTGAGCGCGCTCACCGAAGGCGATAATCTCCTCGATCGTGTCGCCGTATTTTCGTTTGAGATTGAAAATCAAGTTGAGCCGCTCTTCAACCTCGACCAGCCGCTCCGGGTTGAACTCCACCTGGCTGGCGTATACTTCCAGGGAACGGGCGAGATCGTCAAGTTGATCGTTGAGGCTCTCGGCGTTCTGCAGCAAGGACTCGGTATCGGGATCGATGCTGGCCAGCCGGGCCAACTCTCCCGAGGCGTTGCTGACCAGATCGAGGGCCGCGGCCTGCTCGTCGTTGCCCTCTACCAGGAAACGCCGGGAGGAATCGGTCAGGCGGATGAGCTGCTCGGCGTTGGCAAGCCGCCGTCTCTCAGCTTCCAACGCCTTTCCCTCGCCTGGCTCGAGGGCGGCGGTCTGGATTTCCTCCACCTGGAAGTTGAGGAGGTCCAGGCGACGGGCAAGTTCCCGTTGGTCATGGCGCAAGGTAGCCAACTCCTTGCGCACGGCGATCAGTTTTCGCACCGCAGCCGATACCTCCGCTCTTGGTATCGCGAGGTCCGCATAACGGTCCAGCAGGTTGATGTGCTCGCGCTGGCGCATCAGGGAGAGGTGATCGGTCTGCCCGTGGATGTCCACCAGATGGTTACCGATCTCTCGCAACACGGCCAGGGACACGGATCGCCCGTTGACGCGGGCTACTGAACGCCCCCCTCGTCGCAGTTCCCGGGAAAGAGTCAGCAGGTGCTCGTCGTCACCTTCCAGGCCTTCACGTTCCAGCAGAGCCTCTACGGCCGTTGCCGAGGGTGAGTCCAGCAAAAAAAACCCTTCAACCTGGGTTCGCGATGCGTCAGCCCGGATAACCTCCTGGCCGACCCGGCAACCTAAAAGCATGTCCACGGCATCGATGATAATCGACTTGCCTGCGCCAGTTTCGCCTGTCAATACATTCAGGCCGGCGCCGAAACTTACTCGCAGGTCATCGATGATGGCAAAGTTGCTGATGTGAAGTTCAGAGAGCATGGTGACAATCGATCGTGATTATGCAGCTTGTACAGGGTAGCTTTTTCGGTTTGAACCCCCAACCTGGTATGGTACAGTATCGCTAACGCAGCGCAGCGTAGATGGTACTCAAGGCCAGGAAAAGGAAAAGGCCAAGCGGAAGCAAATTGATGCCTATGCCAAAGGGCACGGCAAGCAACGTGCCAACCACCATGCCCAGAATTATGCCGACCACGGCGACGGCGCCCAGATGTCGACCGCGCCTGCGGCTGACCGAGCGGCGAATCAACGTTGCTGCGGCGCCGCCAACGGCTGGTCCCAGGAAAAAGGCGATGATCAAGCCGAAGAACAGGCCAAACATGCCAAACAACAGGCCGATAATGGGCGCGGCGATGGCTGCCAGTAAGAAGCTGACGATAGCCACGATCACGTAGTCGCCGTTCACGGCATTGAAGAAGACATTCTGTTGCTCTCGAATGCAGGTCTTGCAGCGATAGCCAACCTCGGTCAGTTCCACGCATTGGGTGCATACCGGTTTACCGCATCTGTTGCAGCGCAATGTGGTTTCCACAGTTGGATGATTGGCGCAAAAGAGCACTTCATCGCTTTCGACCGGGATGTGATCGTGGTCGTCATGCTCCTGCGTGATCGCCGAGGGTGTGCCGTTGCCGGCCGCCTCCGGTGGTGGTGGCGGAACCGTGGTTCCCAGGCGTTCCAGGGCGGCGCGAGCTTCACCGTTGTGCGGATGGATCTCCAGCACCGTTTCCAGACAGGCTTGTTTTTCTTCTGGATCCTGGACTGCACTGGCCAGGCCGAGCCAGGCTCTGGAGTTGGCTGGCGAGCGTTCCGTTGCGCGGCGATAGAGCCGCTCCGCCTCTTCCTGGTCGCCAACGCTCGCTGCGGCTGCGGCCTGGTCCAGTAATTCTGAAAGGGTTAAGGTTATCTCATCTGGATTCATAAATTCTCTTTTGAGCCAAGGATAAATTCTTTTCAATACCACAAGATGCCTGGCGCTTGCGCCAGGCTGTCGCAGTATACACTACATTCTATCCGCATACAATTTTTCCGTCATTGGTACCTCACGAGTCAGATTCTTGCCCAGTGTGCAAGACAATTAGCTATGAACCAAACAAGGATGTACCGCAGCGCTGTCCTGCCCACTCCGGGGCACCTGATGGTGAGCGTAGCCGAAGGATCAACGCAGATGGACGCTGATCAATCCAAAAAGATCAGAGAGATCAGCGTGAATCTGCGCCGGAGGTCTGCGTAAATCAGCGGTGAAATCAGAGAAAAATCATAACCGCTGATAACCGCCGATAAACGCTGATCAGATATCAGAAAAGATCAGCGAGAATCTGCACCGAAGGTCTGCGCAATCAGGGTTCCTCTGGCTTGTCCAGGTCGGGGGGATGGCGTTCGCGTGTTTTCAAAAGTGCCACTTGAGGCGCTCCATCAGGCTGCGGTAAAAGTAGGCAGGCGAGCGCAATCGGACGAAATAGGCGGAATCGGTGCTGGTACAGATGTTTACGACGTCGCCGTCCTGCACCTCAACCTTGAACTGTCCGTCCACGGTCAGGATCACATCATGATCGGAGTCTACCGTCAGAGAGACTGTAGCACCCTCAGAGAGCACGACCGCGCGGTCGAGACTCAGATGGGCAGCGATCGGTATCAGGAGGATATTGCGAAGTTCGGGCGGCAGAATGGGACCCCCGGCTGCCAGGGCATATCCGGTGGAACCGGTAGGTGTGGCAACGATGACTCCATCGGCGGCATAGGTGGTCAAATAATCGCCGTCGATGGAGGTGGCAACCCGAACCAGCCGGGCCAGGCCGCCACGGCTGACAACCACATCATTGAGCGCCTGAAAATGCAAATCCTGGTCCTGTTCGTCCTGGACCGGTCCATTTCGCTGCATACGCACATCCAGCATCAACCGGCGTTCCAGCCAATAATGGCCTGTCAATACCTCTTCCATGGGATCACGCCAATCATCGGGCTGGACCTCGGCCAGAAACCCCAGCCGGCCCATCTTCACGCCCAGAATTGGAATGGCGTAGCTGGCGCCCAGGCGAGCAGCCCGCAAGATCGTACCATCGCCCCCCAGGGTTATCAACATATCGAGATCAGGGAGCTGATCCTCGATCGCCTCGTCGTCCCAGGCGGAACCTATCCAGAAGGCACAGGCCTGCTCTTCCAGCATGGCCGCCATTTCCAGCGCAAGCTCTTTCGACTCTGGCTTGTGCGGATGGAAAAGGATGCCGATGCGACTGGGTGGGGTCTGATGCCACTCGGCGTCATCGGGCGATATATTGGTCGACTGCATCTCGTCCGTGTTCATTGGCTGGGTCCGTGGCGCGTTGATCGAGTTGGCAGAAACCTGGTCGTTATCGAGAGGCCTGTTACGCGAGTTGCTGTGTCAACCAGGACGCGACAGCTGTCAACGCGATGGACTGCTGGTTGCCGTCGGAGAGATTTCGCACCGTTGCCTGTCCGCTTTCCAGCTCGTCCTCACCGACAATCACGACGAAGGCGACTCCCGCCCGGTTGGCTGATTTCAGTTGGCTTTTCAGGCTGCGGTCGCCGAAAGGCAGCAACGCGCCAATGCCGAGCTGACGCAGTTCCCGCACCAGCCCCACTGCCGCATTCTTTGTCCGACGACCTACGTCGCCTTTGCCGATATAGGACACCTGCACGACCGGCGCGTCCAGGGGTGGTGGTGTGATTCCCTGGGCCTTAAGGGCAAGGATCTGACGCTCGATTCCGCTACCGAAGCCGATTCCTGGTGTTGATGGACCTCCCAGCAGTTCAATCAAGCCGTCATAGCGTCCACCGCCACACACAGCAGCCTGGGCGCCGATTCCTTCGGCCCATACCTCAAATACCGTTTTCGTGTAGTAGTCAAACCCGCGAACCAGCCGGTCGTTTACGGTGTAGGGAAGATCGGCTTCATCCAGATAGACCAGCAGCGTATCGAAGTGATCCCGGCACTCATCGCAGAGGAAGTCAATGCTGCGCGGGGCCGAGGCAAGCAGCGGTTGGGCCGATTTTTCCTTGGAATCGAGCAGACGCAGCGGGTTGACGGCCAGCCGCCGTTTGTCCACATCACTTAGAGTTGTCTCGTATTGGGAAAAGTAGGCCACCAGGGCATCGATGTGTGCGGGCCGGCAAACTGGACAACCAATGGAATTGAGCTGGAACTCCAGCCCCTGGAAACCAATGGCCTCGAAGAGTTGCCAGGCGATGGACATCACCTCGAAATCGACTGCGGGATCGATCTCTCCCAATACCTCGATGTTCCATTGGGTATGCTGGCGATAACGTCCTGCCTGGGGGCGCTCCTGGCGAAAAATGGGGCCAACGGAGTAGAGTTTCACCGGTGACGGCAAGACCTTCATGCCGTGTTCCAGGTAGGCGCGCATGACCCCTGCCGTAAATTCCGGTCGAAGGGTCAGGCTTGTGCCACCCTTATCCTCGAAGGTGTACATCTCCTTCTGCACGACCAGATCGGCGCCTTCGCCAGCCCCCCGTTCGAACAGATCAGTGACCTCAAAGATGGGTGGCTCGATTTGCCGAAAGCCATAAAGGCTCGCAAGTCGGTCGATGTTGGAGAGCAGATAGCGCCAGTAGGGCCAATCCTCTGGCAGGATGTCGTTGGTGCCGCGCGATGCTTGATACACAGAATCCCTCACATTGTTTGGATTTTTACAGGCGTCATTATAGCTGATTCGGAACGGGATGTCTAGCGGTTTTCATGTCAGAATGTCGGAATGTCAGCATACCGGAATGTCAGCATGTCAGCATGTCATGATTCCGCATCATGAAAAATAATGTCATTGCGCCCGGCTGACCCAAAACCGGGGGCTGCGCACAGCCTCGACTCCCAAGCTAACGCGGGGCTGTTTCCTCAAGCGCCTCAGGGTATAGAACCACCTGGATGAAACTGTCCTCGCTCAGATAGGCGTTGGCGGCCGCCTGGATATCCTCGATGGTCAGCGCCTCAAGGGCATCTTCGAAGGCCAGAATGTCCAGCGGATCGGCCTCGGGATCGGTGAAGGCATCCTCGAGTTGGCTCAGCCAGAAGGCGTTGGTCTGCACGGCTTCTTCCCGATCCCGGCGTTGCTGTTCCTTGACCTTATTCAGAGCTTCTTGTGACGGCCCATTTTCCTGAATGTCCCTGATCAGGTCGAACAGGGCATCCACTAACTCGTCGACCCGATCGGGATCGGTGCTGAACCACGCGCCAACCTGGTAGGTTTCATCGGGCTCGTCGGACACTGTCGACCAGATATCGACGGCGTACACAGCGCTGCGTTCCTCCCGTAGCTCGTCGATGGCCAGGATATTCAGGAGGTCCGCCAGGACATCCAGTTTCAAGGCGTTCTCCCTGGTCGCTTCGATGGTGCCGGTGAAAAAAAGTTGCGCTATGGACTGATCCTCCTGGCCTCGAAAGACCTTCTTTTCGACGATTCCCCCGGGCAGGTCTGGCGCCAAATCACGCCAGGTTTCTTCCCTACCTTGCGACGGCAAGGTCGCCAGGTAGGTCCGGGCAAGCTCTTTCACCCGGTCCTCGTCTATATTGCCCACAATGGTGAAAGTGAAGTCCCCCATGTCGGCGAAACGCTCCTGATAGAGCTCAAGCGCGCGTTCCCGGTCAAGCGTGTCGATTTCCTCCAGCGTGGGCACACGGTAACGGATGTCATCGGTACCGTACAGGGCTTGCCGGATCGCGTCGGAAAAGGCATCGTAGGGAGAGAGTGACCGGTTTTCGAGCCACTCGCGCTGGTTGGTCCTGAAGACCTCAAAGGCGTTCTCGTCGATGCGAGCTTCGGTGGCGTACAGGGTGATTAGCTGAAACAGGGTCTCAAGGTCGTTGGGCGAGGATGCGCCGGACAAGCCCTCGTACAGGTCGAAAACCCGCGGGGAAACGCCGACGAGCTTGTCGCTCAACAGCTTCTGCAGGGCGGTCTGGTCGAAGTCCCCGACTCCGCTCTGCGAGACGAGAAGGCTGCTGTAGCTTGCCGCGAGATAGTCCTCGTCAGCCACGAGCGAAGTGCCGCCCGGGCTGATTGCTGAGACCAGTACCTGGTCCTCGCGGAAGTCAGTTGGCTTGATGATGACCTGTATGCCGTTTGCCAACTGGAATTCTGTGACACCCAGTTCTGGTATGGAATGCCCGGCCACGATCTTGCCTGGGGCGGGTATGCGGGCCATCAAGGGGTCAGTCACCACTTCGTCTATGTAGGGCGCTATTGCCGCCGCCTGGACTGTCTCAAACAGCAGGGACAGCTCGGTCTCAGCTGGCAGGATCAATCCCTCTTTTTCCGGGGCTGTCACGATAACGACCTGGTTGCTGTCAGAAACCAGGTCCGATGCCTTTTTATTGATCTCAGCCAGCGTGATGCCAGGCATGAGTTGGGTCAGCAACTGATACCAGGCATCGGCATTGATCACCGGCGATCCTGTCA
Proteins encoded in this region:
- a CDS encoding NAD(+)/NADH kinase — translated: MNTDEMQSTNISPDDAEWHQTPPSRIGILFHPHKPESKELALEMAAMLEEQACAFWIGSAWDDEAIEDQLPDLDMLITLGGDGTILRAARLGASYAIPILGVKMGRLGFLAEVQPDDWRDPMEEVLTGHYWLERRLMLDVRMQRNGPVQDEQDQDLHFQALNDVVVSRGGLARLVRVATSIDGDYLTTYAADGVIVATPTGSTGYALAAGGPILPPELRNILLIPIAAHLSLDRAVVLSEGATVSLTVDSDHDVILTVDGQFKVEVQDGDVVNICTSTDSAYFVRLRSPAYFYRSLMERLKWHF
- the hisS gene encoding histidine--tRNA ligase gives rise to the protein MYQASRGTNDILPEDWPYWRYLLSNIDRLASLYGFRQIEPPIFEVTDLFERGAGEGADLVVQKEMYTFEDKGGTSLTLRPEFTAGVMRAYLEHGMKVLPSPVKLYSVGPIFRQERPQAGRYRQHTQWNIEVLGEIDPAVDFEVMSIAWQLFEAIGFQGLEFQLNSIGCPVCRPAHIDALVAYFSQYETTLSDVDKRRLAVNPLRLLDSKEKSAQPLLASAPRSIDFLCDECRDHFDTLLVYLDEADLPYTVNDRLVRGFDYYTKTVFEVWAEGIGAQAAVCGGGRYDGLIELLGGPSTPGIGFGSGIERQILALKAQGITPPPLDAPVVQVSYIGKGDVGRRTKNAAVGLVRELRQLGIGALLPFGDRSLKSQLKSANRAGVAFVVIVGEDELESGQATVRNLSDGNQQSIALTAVASWLTQQLA
- a CDS encoding insulinase family protein produces the protein MKHFVPAALILLMLLAGCVPVLQPSFPPLLVATSDEPPSSQPLEANLLPFDPQVRTGQLDNGLAYFIRHNEEPKERAELWLAIDAGSILENEDQKGLAHLLEHMLFNGTRRFPKTQLVGFLQSLGIEFGPDVNAYTSFDETVYMLHIPTDDALIVQSALDVLEDWAAYALLDAEEIDKERGVVVEEWRLRDQNASGRILEQIWPVLLEDSLYAERLPIGDMDIIRESPPEATRRFFETWYRPDLMAIIAVGDFDADLMEARIQDRFSQLPPAPAGEPRRYYQVPAMDRTRFLVISDPENTTTSVSIENMHPARVDRTTGDFQESLVEALFSELLNLRLAEIARQADAPFLYAFGSSGNVVRPVDSYTLEAGVEDDGVVEGLEALLTEIERIRRHGFADTELERARTSFSRIIETIYNERENYDNASHASELLDHFLTGSPVINADAWYQLLTQLMPGITLAEINKKASDLVSDSNQVVIVTAPEKEGLILPAETELSLLFETVQAAAIAPYIDEVVTDPLMARIPAPGKIVAGHSIPELGVTEFQLANGIQVIIKPTDFREDQVLVSAISPGGTSLVADEDYLAASYSSLLVSQSGVGDFDQTALQKLLSDKLVGVSPRVFDLYEGLSGASSPNDLETLFQLITLYATEARIDENAFEVFRTNQREWLENRSLSPYDAFSDAIRQALYGTDDIRYRVPTLEEIDTLDRERALELYQERFADMGDFTFTIVGNIDEDRVKELARTYLATLPSQGREETWRDLAPDLPGGIVEKKVFRGQEDQSIAQLFFTGTIEATRENALKLDVLADLLNILAIDELREERSAVYAVDIWSTVSDEPDETYQVGAWFSTDPDRVDELVDALFDLIRDIQENGPSQEALNKVKEQQRRDREEAVQTNAFWLSQLEDAFTDPEADPLDILAFEDALEALTIEDIQAAANAYLSEDSFIQVVLYPEALEETAPR